The Longimicrobium sp. genomic interval CTGCGGGCGAAGAAGCCGCCCACCTCGTGCCGCAGGGTGCCGCGGATCCCCACCACGTCCGAGGCCACCACCGGCAGCCCGTACCCCTGCGACTCGGCCACCACCCGGCCGAACCCTTCCACGATGGAGGGAAAGGCCACCAGGTCGAGCGCGCGGTACCAGCGCCACACCCGGTCTTCCCACCCCACGAACCGCACGCGCCCGCTGAGCGCCGGCTGCGCGGCGGCGGCGTGGCAGGCCTCGGCGTAGGCCGGGTCCTTGGCCCCGCCCACCAGGTAGAAGTGCACGCGCGGGTCGGCCTGGGCCACCCGCGGCGCCACCTGCTCGAGGAACTCGCGCTGCCCCTTCATGGCGAAGATGCCGCCCACGAGCCCCACGGCCACCTGCCCCGGGGGGATGCCCAGCTCGGCGCGCGCGTCGTCGCGCGAGAGGGTGCGGCGGTGCTCCCGGATGTGGTCCAGGCGAATGCCGTTGTAGATGCCCACCACGCGCGGCGCCACCCGCGCCCGCAGCCGCGGCGACATCGACTCCACGCAGAAGTCGCGGAGCGGCTCGCTCACCGCCACGGTCAGGTCCGACACCGCCATCGCGGCCTGCACCGCGAACCCGATGCGGTTCCCCGGCTGCAGCCCGCGCACGTGGTGCACCAGGGTGCGCCCCGAGAGCTTGGCGGCGGGCGCCACCAGCACCATCCCCTCGAAGTCGGCGTGCACCACCTCGGGCCGCACGCGGCGGATCACCCGCAGCAGGCGCAGGTTGTACCACGCCGCCAGCGCCACGCGGCGCAGTCGCGCAACCTTCCCCCGGCGGCGGCGCGCGGCCAGCATGGCGCTGGCGTCGAAGAACTCGTGCGACACGCCGGCTTCCTCCAGCTCGGCCAGCGCGGGGTCGTCGGGGCTCGCGGCGGCCACCACCACGTGCGCGTCGAGCGAGCGCTGCCGCTCCAGGAACAGCAGCAGGCTGCGGGTGCCGCCGTACAGCTTGGGGTCGCTGCGCAGCATCAGGAACAGCACACGCGGGCGGCGGCGCGGGCCGATGGGGCCGGGCGCGCCGCCGCGTGGGTTCCCTGCCGGTTCCGCCACCTCCCCGCCGCCGCCACCCTCCCCGTTCGCCCTGGTTGCCGTTGCGAGCTTGTCAGCCATGGGTCTCCACGGCGCGCGGCGCGTGCGCCGCGACGGGTGGGGGCGCGCCGTCGCGCGGGGCCGAGAGGTCGGCCACGTACCAGTCCAGGGCGGCGCGCAGCCCCTCGGCCACGGTGTGCGTGGGGGCGTACCCCAGCACGCGCCGCGCCTTGTCGATCGAGGCCAGCGAGTGGCGCACGTCGCCGGGGCGGAAGTCGGCGTGCTGCAGCCGCGCCGCGGCCGCCGCGGGCGAGCGCGGGGCCAGCCCGTCTCGCAGCGCGGCGAAGAGCGCGGCCAGGGTGGTGCACTCGCCGCCGGCCACGTTGAACACCTGCCGCGTCACCGCCTCGGCCGGCGCGGCCGCGGCCAGGAGGTTGGCCTGCACCACGTTGTCCACGTAGCAGAAGTCGCGGCTGGTCTCTCCGTCGCCGTACACCACGCAGGGCTCGCCCTTCAGCAGGGCGCGGACCCAGCGAGGGATGACGGCCGCGTACGGCCCCTCGGGCGACTGCCGCCGCCCGAACACGTTGAAGTAGCGCAGCCCCACGGCCTCGATCCCGTACACCCGCGCGAACACCCCCGCGTACAGCTCGCCCGCCACCTTGCTGGCGGCGTACGGCGAAAGCGGCGCCCCGGT includes:
- a CDS encoding SDR family oxidoreductase, with amino-acid sequence MTRLQEVRREVRGAPRTWLVTGAAGFIGSALVEELLSLGQRVVGLDNFSTGSRGNLLEAAAAASGSGSGSFHFVEGDLCRAADLDEACRGVDVVLHQAALGSVPRSIDDPEATHRNNVDGFVNLLQALRRHGVRRLVYASSSSVYGDHPALPKVEEVTGAPLSPYAASKVAGELYAGVFARVYGIEAVGLRYFNVFGRRQSPEGPYAAVIPRWVRALLKGEPCVVYGDGETSRDFCYVDNVVQANLLAAAAPAEAVTRQVFNVAGGECTTLAALFAALRDGLAPRSPAAAAARLQHADFRPGDVRHSLASIDKARRVLGYAPTHTVAEGLRAALDWYVADLSAPRDGAPPPVAAHAPRAVETHG
- a CDS encoding glycosyltransferase family 4 protein encodes the protein MADKLATATRANGEGGGGGEVAEPAGNPRGGAPGPIGPRRRPRVLFLMLRSDPKLYGGTRSLLLFLERQRSLDAHVVVAAASPDDPALAELEEAGVSHEFFDASAMLAARRRRGKVARLRRVALAAWYNLRLLRVIRRVRPEVVHADFEGMVLVAPAAKLSGRTLVHHVRGLQPGNRIGFAVQAAMAVSDLTVAVSEPLRDFCVESMSPRLRARVAPRVVGIYNGIRLDHIREHRRTLSRDDARAELGIPPGQVAVGLVGGIFAMKGQREFLEQVAPRVAQADPRVHFYLVGGAKDPAYAEACHAAAAQPALSGRVRFVGWEDRVWRWYRALDLVAFPSIVEGFGRVVAESQGYGLPVVASDVVGIRGTLRHEVGGFFARSADEFAGYLLRLAGDPALRARMAAAGEEYVRRFDVDVVTRDLEAVYARLAG